The following coding sequences are from one Veillonella rodentium window:
- a CDS encoding DUF805 domain-containing protein — protein MDLIYALLRTLLICAIGFLIAFLGRRRGLTIFNLSGRINRLQFIILFIVLMILFYIVHILDTKLIEFVVSLPSYWISRAFIWLLLAALFPLSCALFGRRIHDIGFNAWAGILWSAIIIFINTYTAVSPVNYLLYLFIWLVGFLFWVLPGQPEPNEYGYPPFMSVPQKVFEPAREPKSEQAQKKRKAARKRRKKKNL, from the coding sequence ATGGATTTAATTTATGCATTGCTGCGTACGCTTCTGATTTGCGCCATCGGTTTTCTCATCGCATTTCTGGGGCGTAGAAGGGGCTTAACGATATTTAACTTATCCGGCCGGATAAACCGCTTACAATTTATCATACTATTTATCGTGCTGATGATATTATTCTATATCGTCCATATTCTTGACACTAAACTGATAGAGTTTGTCGTATCTTTACCATCATACTGGATTTCCCGTGCGTTCATATGGCTTTTATTAGCCGCTTTATTCCCTTTATCCTGCGCTCTCTTCGGACGACGCATTCACGATATCGGATTTAATGCATGGGCCGGCATTCTCTGGTCAGCCATTATCATTTTCATCAATACCTATACAGCCGTCTCCCCGGTTAATTATTTATTATACCTTTTTATATGGCTCGTCGGTTTTCTGTTCTGGGTTTTGCCGGGCCAACCGGAACCCAATGAATATGGTTATCCACCGTTTATGAGCGTACCGCAAAAAGTCTTCGAGCCCGCTAGAGAACCAAAAAGCGAACAGGCACAGAAAAAACGAAAAGCCGCACGAAAACGTCGAAAAAAGAAAAATCTCTAA